The Metabacillus litoralis genome contains a region encoding:
- a CDS encoding UvrB/UvrC motif-containing protein yields MICQECNERPATFHFTKVINGEKTEVHICEHCAKENSEFFMFNSSSGFSLNSLLTGLLNMEHGFAKAEEQNVFKTESVPQCDRCKMTFQDFKKSGRFGCSNCYPTFKNYIAPILRRVHGGNTEHSGKIPKRIGGDIHIRKKIDDLKEKIRSFISQEEFEQAALVRDEIRSLEKKLSSFDEEGF; encoded by the coding sequence ATGATTTGCCAGGAATGTAATGAAAGACCGGCAACGTTTCACTTTACAAAAGTGATTAATGGTGAGAAAACAGAAGTTCATATATGTGAGCACTGTGCAAAAGAAAATAGTGAATTTTTTATGTTTAATTCAAGCTCAGGATTCTCGTTAAACAGCCTGTTAACAGGTTTACTAAATATGGAGCATGGCTTTGCAAAAGCAGAGGAGCAGAATGTGTTTAAAACAGAAAGTGTTCCTCAATGTGATCGATGTAAAATGACTTTCCAGGATTTTAAGAAATCTGGTAGGTTTGGTTGCTCCAATTGTTACCCAACTTTTAAAAATTATATTGCACCGATTCTAAGACGAGTTCATGGTGGCAACACAGAACATTCCGGGAAAATCCCTAAGAGAATTGGTGGAGATATTCATATAAGGAAAAAAATTGACGATTTAAAAGAGAAAATCAGAAGTTTTATTAGTCAAGAAGAGTTTGAACAAGCTGCTTTAGTGAGAGATGAGATTCGCTCACTCGAAAAAAAATTAAGTAGCTTTGATGAGGAGGGATTTTAG
- a CDS encoding MgtC/SapB family protein, giving the protein MFEFFSQEDYTMFSRILIAALLCGVIGLEREFKNHPAGFRTHLLVGIGSCLMMILSLYGFEHYLQDHKTVQFDPSRIPSYVISGIGFLGGGTILVKGATVRGLTTAASIWIVAGLGLIIGSGMYILAFFTTIIVLMCLIFLNRLEKYMYVKKTRRKMKVVVNSTKSSIDEVIQRLSTYSIKTNSIVMTSSRKDREGNVTFYYQLDININIHSIGYEKLELVMKEIKEVEKIF; this is encoded by the coding sequence ATGTTTGAGTTTTTTAGTCAAGAGGATTATACGATGTTTTCTCGTATCCTTATTGCAGCTCTTTTATGTGGGGTTATAGGGTTAGAACGGGAGTTTAAAAATCATCCTGCGGGGTTTCGAACACATTTGTTAGTAGGAATAGGATCATGTCTCATGATGATATTGTCTTTGTATGGTTTTGAGCATTATCTTCAGGATCATAAAACAGTGCAATTCGATCCGTCACGGATTCCATCTTATGTGATTAGTGGCATAGGTTTTTTAGGTGGAGGAACAATTCTAGTAAAAGGTGCAACGGTTAGAGGATTAACAACAGCTGCTTCTATCTGGATTGTAGCTGGATTAGGTTTAATTATCGGCTCGGGAATGTATATTCTGGCATTTTTTACAACGATTATTGTCTTAATGTGCCTAATTTTTTTAAATAGATTAGAGAAGTATATGTATGTAAAAAAAACGAGAAGAAAAATGAAGGTTGTTGTAAATTCAACTAAATCTTCAATTGATGAAGTGATTCAGCGTCTTTCGACATATAGCATTAAGACAAATAGTATTGTGATGACATCAAGTCGAAAGGACCGAGAAGGGAATGTAACTTTTTATTATCAGTTAGATATTAATATTAACATTCATTCAATAGGGTATGAAAAGCTGGAGCTTGTAATGAAGGAAATCAAGGAAGTAGAAAAAATCTTTTAA
- a CDS encoding CtsR family transcriptional regulator — protein sequence MRNISDIIEQYLKKVLDSSGKEIVEIKRSEIADQFQCVPSQINYVINTRFTIERGYLVESKRGGGGYIRIIKVHAETQAHLLDQLLALINNRLSQAAAEDIISRLVTEEVISPREAKLMMSVIDRSVLYIDLPHRDELRARMVKAMLTSLKYK from the coding sequence GTGAGAAATATTTCAGACATTATTGAACAGTATTTAAAAAAAGTGCTGGACAGTAGTGGGAAAGAAATTGTTGAAATTAAACGGAGTGAAATAGCTGATCAATTTCAATGTGTGCCTTCACAGATAAACTATGTTATAAACACAAGATTTACGATTGAAAGAGGTTATCTCGTAGAAAGTAAGCGTGGTGGAGGAGGCTATATTAGAATTATTAAAGTTCATGCTGAAACTCAAGCACACTTACTTGATCAATTATTAGCTTTAATTAATAATCGCCTCTCACAAGCAGCTGCAGAGGATATCATTAGTCGGCTTGTAACAGAAGAGGTTATATCTCCTCGAGAAGCAAAGCTGATGATGAGTGTTATAGATCGTTCAGTCTTATATATCGACCTTCCTCATAGGGATGAGTTAAGGGCAAGAATGGTGAAAGCCATGTTAACTTCATTGAAATATAAGTGA
- a CDS encoding protein arginine kinase, protein MSLQNFMNKAMSAWMSQEGPDSDIVLSSRIRLARNINQYKFPTLSTNEEAQEVLNFFENTYANKTFKKLGQLELLKMNDLQAIQKRVLVEKHLISPNLADRSEYGGCLLSENEEVSIMLNEEDHIRIQCLYPGFQLEEALHTANQLDDWIEEEVDYAFDEQRGYLTSCPTNVGTGLRASVMMHLPALVITQKINRIIPAINQLGLVVRGIYGEGSEAVGNLFQISNQITLGKSEKDIVEDLVSVVQQLIEQERSTREALYQSSHTQLEDRVYRSFGTLVYSRIIESNETAKCLSDVRLGIDLRIIKDISRTILNELMILTQPGFLQQYFGGPLRPNERDIRRAALIRERLNLEMDRNKRMEDDEL, encoded by the coding sequence ATGTCACTCCAGAACTTTATGAATAAGGCAATGAGTGCTTGGATGAGTCAGGAAGGGCCTGATTCAGACATTGTATTAAGCAGCCGAATTCGTTTAGCACGAAATATAAATCAATACAAATTCCCAACTCTCTCTACAAATGAGGAAGCACAGGAAGTTCTAAATTTCTTTGAAAACACATATGCAAATAAAACATTCAAAAAATTAGGCCAATTAGAGCTTTTAAAAATGAATGATTTGCAAGCAATTCAAAAAAGGGTCCTCGTAGAAAAGCATTTAATAAGTCCTAACTTAGCTGACCGCTCTGAATATGGAGGTTGTTTGCTTTCAGAAAATGAAGAGGTAAGCATCATGTTAAATGAAGAGGATCATATTCGAATTCAATGCTTATATCCTGGATTTCAGCTGGAAGAAGCCTTACATACAGCGAATCAGCTGGATGATTGGATTGAGGAAGAAGTTGATTATGCCTTCGATGAACAAAGAGGCTATTTAACAAGCTGTCCTACCAATGTAGGAACAGGGCTTAGGGCATCAGTGATGATGCATCTCCCAGCGTTAGTTATCACTCAAAAGATTAATCGAATTATCCCGGCAATTAATCAGCTTGGCTTGGTTGTAAGAGGAATATATGGAGAAGGTAGTGAAGCAGTAGGAAATCTTTTTCAAATATCAAACCAAATTACATTAGGTAAGTCAGAGAAGGATATTGTAGAAGATCTGGTTAGTGTTGTACAACAACTAATTGAGCAGGAAAGATCTACTCGTGAAGCTTTATATCAGTCATCACACACTCAGTTAGAAGACAGGGTTTACCGTTCCTTTGGAACTTTGGTATACAGCCGAATCATAGAATCTAACGAGACAGCAAAATGCTTATCTGATGTTAGATTAGGTATTGATTTACGAATTATTAAAGATATTTCCCGTACTATCTTAAATGAACTGATGATATTAACACAGCCTGGATTTTTGCAGCAGTATTTTGGCGGACCATTACGTCCAAATGAGAGAGATATTCGTCGAGCTGCACTCATTAGAGAGCGGTTAAACCTAGAAATGGATCGTAATAAACGGATGGAGGATGATGAATTATGA
- a CDS encoding IS110 family transposase, whose protein sequence is METLHKRCAGLDVHSETIVACVLLGDSEAELERVIETFPTLTKDLFRLLKWLEEKEVTHIAMESTGVYWKPVYNILEDFFDITLANAQRIKNVPGRKTDVSDAEWIAKLLRHGLIEKSFVPPEDFRNLRDLTRLRKKWIGHMTSEKNRIQKVLETSNIKLSTVISDVFGVSGRKLLEQLISEGFIDQEEVEKKIHGRMAHKKQLITDSLFGTLNDHQLFLIQQSWMHITYLETLISDIEKRIDEILLDYQEEVQLLITMPGIKKDTAAVILAEIGVDMGQFPTSKHLASWAGLSPGNHESAGKRKSTRTVRGNPHIKSALCEAAWAVSRSRNKRLGIKYWSLAARRGKKKALVAIGHRMLTIVYHMLQNKEPYHELTSN, encoded by the coding sequence GTGGAAACTTTACACAAACGTTGTGCTGGTTTGGATGTTCACTCAGAAACCATTGTGGCTTGTGTATTACTAGGTGATTCAGAAGCTGAATTGGAAAGAGTAATTGAAACTTTCCCAACATTAACGAAGGATTTATTTCGTCTGCTTAAATGGTTAGAAGAAAAAGAAGTCACTCACATTGCGATGGAGAGTACGGGAGTTTATTGGAAACCAGTTTACAACATCTTAGAAGATTTTTTTGATATTACTTTGGCTAATGCACAAAGGATTAAAAACGTTCCCGGTAGGAAGACAGATGTTTCGGACGCAGAATGGATAGCTAAATTATTAAGACATGGACTAATAGAGAAAAGCTTTGTCCCTCCAGAAGACTTTCGAAATTTACGAGATTTGACTCGACTTAGAAAGAAATGGATTGGGCATATGACATCTGAGAAGAACCGAATTCAAAAAGTGTTAGAGACTTCAAACATAAAATTAAGTACTGTTATTTCAGATGTTTTTGGTGTTTCAGGAAGGAAACTCTTGGAACAATTAATATCTGAAGGTTTTATTGATCAGGAAGAAGTTGAGAAAAAGATACATGGAAGAATGGCTCATAAAAAACAATTGATTACTGATTCTTTATTCGGTACATTAAATGATCATCAACTTTTTCTAATCCAACAATCCTGGATGCATATTACTTATCTAGAAACGTTAATATCCGATATTGAGAAAAGGATCGATGAAATCTTACTAGACTATCAGGAAGAAGTTCAACTTTTAATCACAATGCCGGGTATTAAAAAAGATACAGCTGCAGTCATCCTTGCAGAAATTGGTGTAGATATGGGACAGTTTCCAACTTCTAAACATCTCGCTTCATGGGCAGGATTATCACCTGGAAATCATGAAAGTGCAGGAAAAAGAAAAAGTACACGAACAGTTAGAGGAAATCCACATATTAAATCTGCATTGTGCGAAGCTGCATGGGCTGTTTCAAGGAGTCGTAATAAAAGGTTGGGAATCAAATATTGGTCGTTGGCTGCGAGAAGAGGAAAGAAAAAAGCACTCGTTGCCATAGGACACCGAATGCTTACGATTGTCTATCATATGCTTCAGAACAAAGAACCCTACCACGAGTTAACTTCAAATTAG